In Calonectris borealis chromosome 8, bCalBor7.hap1.2, whole genome shotgun sequence, a single genomic region encodes these proteins:
- the LOC142085222 gene encoding LOW QUALITY PROTEIN: quinone oxidoreductase-like protein 2 (The sequence of the model RefSeq protein was modified relative to this genomic sequence to represent the inferred CDS: inserted 5 bases in 3 codons): MTLVPVGVHYCGLNSAGTLACQGLYQENHALAFTPGEKENQMLNSERTAGLRDFSPDTHPRRVFWQGHSVIGVTGTQAMAAESVVDQKMLWQIPEXVSHKDAVALPTTYGTASLVLDHRAWLQPGRGNYMSSFCTGWWVFLWSRVIVAAGSDPKHELALKSSMNHSTNCSRSRXREEMKTLKSSRAANMAIEAIGGDLFKAALQSLAWEGRIVGMGFTRGKIPSIPTNLLLLKRVCHRSGWSQYQEDDFTIFFLSTISSIPQYCQEGNIHPHVGAVFKLEEVKEAFNHMLQHKSXGKVIISMK, translated from the exons GTCCCAGTGGGTGTCCATTACTGCGGGTTAAATTCTGCTGGCACCTTGGCCTGCCAGGGATTGTATCAGGAAAACCATGCTCTTGCCTTTACTCCTGGTGAGAAG GAAAATCAAATGCTTAATTCAGAGAGAACAGCAGGACTGCGCGATTTCTCTCCTGACACCCATCCAAGAAGAGTTTTTTGGCAGGGACACAGTGTAATTGGTGTGACTGGCACTCAAGCTATGGCAGCGGAGTCGGTTGTTGATCAGAAG ATGTTGTGGCAGATCCCTGA GGTGTCACACAAGGATGCAGTGGCATTGCCGACCACCTACGGCACAGCCTCGCTGGTTCTTGACCATAGGGCATGGCTTCAGCCAGG cagAGGCAATTACATG AGCAGCTTTTGCACGGGGTGGTGGGTTTTCCTTTGGTCTCGGGTGATAGTGGCAGCTGGAAGTGACCCCAAACACGAGCTGGCTCTGAAGAGCAGCATGAACCACAGCACCAACTGCAGCCggagcag cagagaggaaaTGAAGACGCTcaaaagcagcagagcagccaaCATGGCCATCGAGGCCATCGGTGGGGACCTCTTCAAGGCAGCTCTGCAA aGCTTGGCGTGGGAAGGCAGGATTGTGGGGATGGGTTTTACCAGAGGAAAAATCCCCTCGATTCCCACCAACCTGCTGCTTCTGAAGAGGGTCTGCCACAGGAGTGGCTGGAGTCAGTACCAGGAAGATGatttcaccatttttttcctctctactaTCTCCTCCATTCCCCAGTATTGCCAGGAAGGAAATATCCATCCCCATGTTGGAGCAGTCTTCAAACTGGAGGAG GTAAAAGAAGCCTTCAACCACATGCTCCAGCACAAGT TAGGAAAGGTCATCATCTCCATGAAGTAA